In Choloepus didactylus isolate mChoDid1 chromosome 18, mChoDid1.pri, whole genome shotgun sequence, a single genomic region encodes these proteins:
- the PER1 gene encoding period circadian protein homolog 1 isoform X2 produces MSDPREGADGGGDPRPGEPFCPGRAPSPGPPPHRPCPGPSLADDTDANSNGSSGNESNGPESRGASQRSSHSSSSGNGKDSALLETTESSKSTNSQSPSPPSSSIAYSLLSASSEQDNPSTSGCSSEQSARARTQKELMTALRELKLRLPPERRGKGRSGTLATLQYALACVKQVQANQEYYQQWSLEEGEPCAMDMSTYTLEELEHITSEYTLRNQDTFSVAISFLTGRIVYISEQAGVLLRCKRDVFRDARFSELLAPQDVGVFYGSTAPSRLPTWGTGASAGSGLKDFTQEKSVFCRIRGGPDRDPGPRYQPFRLTPYVTKIRVSDGASAQLCCLLIAERIHSGYEAPRIPPDKRIFTTRHTPSCLFQDVDERAAPLLGYLPQDLLGAPVLLFLHPEDRPLMLAIHKKILQLAGQPFDHSPIRFCARNGEYVTMDTSWAGFVHPWSRKVAFVLGRHKVRTAPLNEDVFTPPAPSPALSLDPEIQELSEQIHRLLLQPVHSPSPTGLCGVGPPPSPGPLLSPGSSSDSNGGDAEGPGPPAPVTFQQICKDVHLVKHQGQQLFIESRARPPPRPRLPAPGISKAKALPCQLLDTELEAAPAPFLAPLALASEEAERKEASGCSYQQINCLDSILRYLESCSIPNTTKRKCASSSSCTTSSASDDDRQRTGPAPAGAKKDIVMMEDLPGLAPGPAPSPVPSPTVVPDPAPDAYRPVGLTKDVLSLHTQKEEQAFLSRFRDLGRLRGLVGSSTAPSAPGQRGCHHGPAPPGRRQHCRSKAKRSRHHQNPRAEASCYVSHPSPVPPSAPWPPPPANTPFPAVVQPYPLPVFSPRGDPQPLPAAPTTVPSAPFSAPLVTPMVALVLPNYLFPPPSSYPYGATQPPAEGPPTPASHSPSPSLPPLPPSPPHCPDSPLFNSRCSSPLQLNLLQLEEPPRAEGAAVAGGPGSSAGPPPPSEGATVPEARLVEVTESSNQDALSGSSDLLELLLQEDSRSGTGSAASGSLGSGSGSGSGSGSGSHEGGSTSASITRSSQSSHTSKYFGSIDSSEAEAGAAQARVEPGDQVIKYVLQDPIWLLMANADQRVMMTYQVPSRDMASVLKQDRERLRAMQKQQPRFSEDQRRELGAVHSWVRKGQLPRALDVTACMDCGSSTQTPSHPDGPLFSELDGLGLEPMEEGGGEGGGGGEGGGEGEGGGEAGTQAGAGVFDCQDQAMEEEEQGGSTAGSALPAPGHSTS; encoded by the exons ATGAGCGACCCCCGAGAAGGGGCTGATGGGGGAGGGGACCCCAGGCCCGGGGAACCCTTTTGTCCTGGGAGGGCCCCCTCCCCCGGACCCCCACCACACCGGCCTTGCCCGGGCCCCAGCCTGGCAGATGACACCGATGCCAACAGCAATGGCTCCAGCGGCAATGAGTCCAATGGGCCCGAGTCCAGGGGTGCATCCCAGCGGAGCTCCCACAGCTCCTCCTCTGGCAATGGCAAGGACTCGGCCCTGCTGGAGACCACTGAGAGCAGCAAAAG CACAAATTCCCAGAGCCCATCGCCACCCAGCAGCTCCATTGCTTACAGCCTCCTGAGTGCCAGCTCGGAGCAGGACAACCCATCGACCAGTGGCTGCAG CAGTGAACAGTCGGCCCGGGCGAGGACCCAGAAGGAGCTCATGACGGCGCTGCGGGAGCTCAAGCTGCGGTTGCCCCCGGAGCGCCGTGGCAAGGGCAGGTCAGGGACCCTGGCCACACTCCAGTACGCGCTGGCCTGTGTCAAGCAGGTGCAGG CCAACCAGGAATACTATCAGCAGTGGAGCCTGGAGGAAGGCGAGCCGTGTGCCATGGACATGTCCACATACACGCTGGAGGAGCTGGAGCATATCACGTCTGAGTACACGCTTCGCAACCAG GATACCTTCTCGGTGGCCATCTCCTTCCTGACAGGCCGCATTGTCTACATCTCGGAGCAGGCAGGTGTTCTGCTGCGTTGCAAGCGGGATGTGTTCCGAGATGCCCGCTTCTCAGAGCTCCTGGCTCCCCAGGACGTGGGTGTCTTCTATGGCTCCACTGCCCCGTCTCGCCTGCCCACCTGGGGCACCGGGGCCTCGGCAG GGTCAGGCCTCAAGGACTTCACCCAGGAGAAGTCTGTGTTCTGTCGAATCAG AGGAGGTCCTGACCGGGATCCAGGGCCTCGGTACCAGCCATTCCGCCTCACACCGTACGTGACCAAGATCCGGGTCTCAGATGGGGCCTCCGCACAGCTGTGCTGCCTGCTTATCGCAGAGCGTATTCACTCGGGTTATGAAG CTCCCCGGATCCCTCCCGACAAGAGGATTTTTACCACGCGGCACACACCCAGCTGCCTCTTCCAGGATGTGGATGAGAG GGCCGCCCCGCTCCTGGGCTACCTGCCCCAGGACCTCCTGGGGGCCCCTGTGCTGCTCTTCCTGCACCCCGAGGACCGACCCCTCATGCTGGCCATCCACAAGAAGA TCCTGCAGCTAGCAGGCCAGCCCTTTGACCACTCCCCGATCCGCTTCTGCGCCCGCAATGGGGAGTACGTCACCATGGACACCAGCTGGGCCGGCTTCGTGCACCCCTGGAGTCGCAAGGTGGCCTTTGTGTTGGGTCGCCACAAAGTGCGCAC GGCGCCCCTGAACGAGGATGTGTTCACGCCCCCGGCCCCCAGCCCAGCTCTGTCCCTGGAccctgagattcaggagttgtcAGAGCAGATCCACCGGCTGCTGCTACAG CCCGTGCACAGCCCCAGCCCCACAGGGCTCTGCGGAGTCGGCCCCCCGCCGTCCCCCGGTCCTCTCCTCAGCCCCGGCTCCTCCAGTGATAGCAACGGGGGGGATGCCGAAGGGCCTGGGCCTCCTGCCCCG GTGACCTTCCAGCAGATCTGTAAGGACGTGCATCTGGTGAAACACCAGGGCCAGCAGCTTTTCATTGAGTCCCGGGCCCGGCCCCCACCCCGGCCACGCCTCCCTG CTCCAGGCATTTCCAAGGCTAAGGCCCTTCCCTGTCAGCTCCTGGACACAGAGCTGGAGGCGGCTCCTGCTCCATTCCTGGCCCCACTAGCCCTGGCCTCTGAGGAGGCCGAGAGGAAAGAAGCCTCGGGTTGTTCCTACCAGCAGATCAATTGTCTGGACAGCATCCTCAG GTACCTGGAGAGCTGCAGCATCCCCAACACGACCAAGCGCAAATGTGCCTCCTCCTCGTCCTGCACCACCTCTTCGGCTTCTGATGACGACAGGCAGAGAACAGGTCCAGCCCCCGCGGGAGCCAAGAAGG ACATCGTCATGATGGAGGACCTGCCTGGTTTGGCTCCGGGCCCGGCCCCCAGCCCGGTCCCCAGCCCCACCGTAGTGCCGGACCCAGCCCCAGACGCCTACCGCCCTGTGGGCCTGACCAAGGACGTGCTCTCCCTGCACACCCAGAAGGAGGAGCAGGCCTTCCTCAGCCGCTTCCGCGACCTCGGCAGGCTGCGTGGGCTTGTCGGCTCCTCCACGGCCCCCTCGGCCCCTGGCCAGCGAG GCTGCCACCACGGCCCGGCGCCCCCTGGCCGCCGCCAGCACTGCCGATCCAAAGCCAAGCGCTCACGGCACCACCAGAACCCCCGGGCCGAAGCCTCCTGCTACGTCTCCCACCCCTCGCCTGTGccaccctctgccccctggcccccTCCACCAGCCAACACCCCCTTTCCAGCTGTGGTCCAGCCCTATCCTCTTCCAGTATTCTCCCCCCGAGGAGACCCCCAGCCTCTTCCCGCTGCCCCCACCACTGTGCCCTCTGCACCTTTCTCTGCTCCCCTGGTGACCCCCATGGTAGCCTTAGTGCTCCCTAACTATCTGTTCCCTCCCCCATCCAGCTATCCCTATGGGGCAACTCAGCCCCCTGCTGAGGGgcctcccacccctgcctcccaCTCCCCTTCTCCGTCCTtgccccctctgccccccagccctccccactgCCCGGATTCTCCACTCTTCAACTCAAGATGCAGCTCCCCACTCCAGCTGAATCTTCTGCAGCTTGAGGAGCCTCCCCGTGCTGAGGGGGCTGCTGTTGCAGGAGGCCCTGGGAGCAGTGCTGGGCCCCCTCCTCCCAGTGAGGGGGCCACCGTGCCAGAGGCCAGACTG GTGGAAGTGACCGAGTCCTCCAACCAGGATGCGCTGTCGGGCTCCAGCGACCTGCTGGAGCTGCTGCTGCAAGAGGACTCTCGCTCCGGCACGGGCTCTGCTGCCTCGGGCTCCCTGGGCTCCGGCTCCGGCTCCGGCTCTGGGTCTGGCTCAGGCTCCCACGAGGGGGGTAGCACGTCAGCCAGTATCACAC GCAGCAGTCAGAGCAGCCACACAAGCAAGTACTTTGGCAGCATCGACTCTTCTGAGGCTGAGGCTGGGGCCGCCCAGGCCAGGGTGGAGCCTGGGGACCAGGTCATCAAGTATGTACTCCAGGATCCCATCTGGCTACTCATGGCTAATGCAGACCAGCGGGTCATGATGACCTACCAGGTGCCCTCCAG GGACATGGCCTCGGTGCTGAAGCAGGACCGGGAGCGGCTCCGGGCCATGCAGAAGCAGCAGCCGCGGTTCTCGGAGGACCAGCGGAGGGAGCTGGGTGCTGTGCACTCCTGGGTCCGGAAGGGCCAGCTGCCTCGGGCCCTGGATGTGACG GCCTGTATGGACTGTGGTAGCAGCACCCAAACTCCCAGCCACCCCGATGGCCCCCTCTTCTCCGAGCTGGATGGACTGGGGCTGGAGCCCATGGAGGAGGGCGGAGGCGAGGGTGGCGGCGGTGGTGAGGgcggaggagagggagagggaggaggagaggccgGGACCCAGGCGGGGGCTGGCGTCTTCGACTGTCAGGACCAGGccatggaggaggaggagcaagGTGGGAGCACAGCCGGTTCAGCCTTACCTGCCCCAGGACACAGCACCAGCTAG
- the PER1 gene encoding period circadian protein homolog 1 isoform X1: MSDPREGADGGGDPRPGEPFCPGRAPSPGPPPHRPCPGPSLADDTDANSNGSSGNESNGPESRGASQRSSHSSSSGNGKDSALLETTESSKSTNSQSPSPPSSSIAYSLLSASSEQDNPSTSGCSSEQSARARTQKELMTALRELKLRLPPERRGKGRSGTLATLQYALACVKQVQANQEYYQQWSLEEGEPCAMDMSTYTLEELEHITSEYTLRNQDTFSVAISFLTGRIVYISEQAGVLLRCKRDVFRDARFSELLAPQDVGVFYGSTAPSRLPTWGTGASAGSGLKDFTQEKSVFCRIRGGPDRDPGPRYQPFRLTPYVTKIRVSDGASAQLCCLLIAERIHSGYEAPRIPPDKRIFTTRHTPSCLFQDVDERAAPLLGYLPQDLLGAPVLLFLHPEDRPLMLAIHKKILQLAGQPFDHSPIRFCARNGEYVTMDTSWAGFVHPWSRKVAFVLGRHKVRTAPLNEDVFTPPAPSPALSLDPEIQELSEQIHRLLLQPVHSPSPTGLCGVGPPPSPGPLLSPGSSSDSNGGDAEGPGPPAPVTFQQICKDVHLVKHQGQQLFIESRARPPPRPRLPAPGISKAKALPCQLLDTELEAAPAPFLAPLALASEEAERKEASGCSYQQINCLDSILRYLESCSIPNTTKRKCASSSSCTTSSASDDDRQRTGPAPAGAKKDPPLAVLAGVGATPRKEPVVGGPLSPLALANKAESVVSVTSQCSFSSTIVHVGDKKPPESDIVMMEDLPGLAPGPAPSPVPSPTVVPDPAPDAYRPVGLTKDVLSLHTQKEEQAFLSRFRDLGRLRGLVGSSTAPSAPGQRGCHHGPAPPGRRQHCRSKAKRSRHHQNPRAEASCYVSHPSPVPPSAPWPPPPANTPFPAVVQPYPLPVFSPRGDPQPLPAAPTTVPSAPFSAPLVTPMVALVLPNYLFPPPSSYPYGATQPPAEGPPTPASHSPSPSLPPLPPSPPHCPDSPLFNSRCSSPLQLNLLQLEEPPRAEGAAVAGGPGSSAGPPPPSEGATVPEARLVEVTESSNQDALSGSSDLLELLLQEDSRSGTGSAASGSLGSGSGSGSGSGSGSHEGGSTSASITRSSQSSHTSKYFGSIDSSEAEAGAAQARVEPGDQVIKYVLQDPIWLLMANADQRVMMTYQVPSRDMASVLKQDRERLRAMQKQQPRFSEDQRRELGAVHSWVRKGQLPRALDVTACMDCGSSTQTPSHPDGPLFSELDGLGLEPMEEGGGEGGGGGEGGGEGEGGGEAGTQAGAGVFDCQDQAMEEEEQGGSTAGSALPAPGHSTS, from the exons ATGAGCGACCCCCGAGAAGGGGCTGATGGGGGAGGGGACCCCAGGCCCGGGGAACCCTTTTGTCCTGGGAGGGCCCCCTCCCCCGGACCCCCACCACACCGGCCTTGCCCGGGCCCCAGCCTGGCAGATGACACCGATGCCAACAGCAATGGCTCCAGCGGCAATGAGTCCAATGGGCCCGAGTCCAGGGGTGCATCCCAGCGGAGCTCCCACAGCTCCTCCTCTGGCAATGGCAAGGACTCGGCCCTGCTGGAGACCACTGAGAGCAGCAAAAG CACAAATTCCCAGAGCCCATCGCCACCCAGCAGCTCCATTGCTTACAGCCTCCTGAGTGCCAGCTCGGAGCAGGACAACCCATCGACCAGTGGCTGCAG CAGTGAACAGTCGGCCCGGGCGAGGACCCAGAAGGAGCTCATGACGGCGCTGCGGGAGCTCAAGCTGCGGTTGCCCCCGGAGCGCCGTGGCAAGGGCAGGTCAGGGACCCTGGCCACACTCCAGTACGCGCTGGCCTGTGTCAAGCAGGTGCAGG CCAACCAGGAATACTATCAGCAGTGGAGCCTGGAGGAAGGCGAGCCGTGTGCCATGGACATGTCCACATACACGCTGGAGGAGCTGGAGCATATCACGTCTGAGTACACGCTTCGCAACCAG GATACCTTCTCGGTGGCCATCTCCTTCCTGACAGGCCGCATTGTCTACATCTCGGAGCAGGCAGGTGTTCTGCTGCGTTGCAAGCGGGATGTGTTCCGAGATGCCCGCTTCTCAGAGCTCCTGGCTCCCCAGGACGTGGGTGTCTTCTATGGCTCCACTGCCCCGTCTCGCCTGCCCACCTGGGGCACCGGGGCCTCGGCAG GGTCAGGCCTCAAGGACTTCACCCAGGAGAAGTCTGTGTTCTGTCGAATCAG AGGAGGTCCTGACCGGGATCCAGGGCCTCGGTACCAGCCATTCCGCCTCACACCGTACGTGACCAAGATCCGGGTCTCAGATGGGGCCTCCGCACAGCTGTGCTGCCTGCTTATCGCAGAGCGTATTCACTCGGGTTATGAAG CTCCCCGGATCCCTCCCGACAAGAGGATTTTTACCACGCGGCACACACCCAGCTGCCTCTTCCAGGATGTGGATGAGAG GGCCGCCCCGCTCCTGGGCTACCTGCCCCAGGACCTCCTGGGGGCCCCTGTGCTGCTCTTCCTGCACCCCGAGGACCGACCCCTCATGCTGGCCATCCACAAGAAGA TCCTGCAGCTAGCAGGCCAGCCCTTTGACCACTCCCCGATCCGCTTCTGCGCCCGCAATGGGGAGTACGTCACCATGGACACCAGCTGGGCCGGCTTCGTGCACCCCTGGAGTCGCAAGGTGGCCTTTGTGTTGGGTCGCCACAAAGTGCGCAC GGCGCCCCTGAACGAGGATGTGTTCACGCCCCCGGCCCCCAGCCCAGCTCTGTCCCTGGAccctgagattcaggagttgtcAGAGCAGATCCACCGGCTGCTGCTACAG CCCGTGCACAGCCCCAGCCCCACAGGGCTCTGCGGAGTCGGCCCCCCGCCGTCCCCCGGTCCTCTCCTCAGCCCCGGCTCCTCCAGTGATAGCAACGGGGGGGATGCCGAAGGGCCTGGGCCTCCTGCCCCG GTGACCTTCCAGCAGATCTGTAAGGACGTGCATCTGGTGAAACACCAGGGCCAGCAGCTTTTCATTGAGTCCCGGGCCCGGCCCCCACCCCGGCCACGCCTCCCTG CTCCAGGCATTTCCAAGGCTAAGGCCCTTCCCTGTCAGCTCCTGGACACAGAGCTGGAGGCGGCTCCTGCTCCATTCCTGGCCCCACTAGCCCTGGCCTCTGAGGAGGCCGAGAGGAAAGAAGCCTCGGGTTGTTCCTACCAGCAGATCAATTGTCTGGACAGCATCCTCAG GTACCTGGAGAGCTGCAGCATCCCCAACACGACCAAGCGCAAATGTGCCTCCTCCTCGTCCTGCACCACCTCTTCGGCTTCTGATGACGACAGGCAGAGAACAGGTCCAGCCCCCGCGGGAGCCAAGAAGG ATCCGCCGTTGGCAgtgctggctggggtgggggccacCCCGCGGAAGGAGCCAGTGGTGGGAGGCCCCCTGAGCCCGCTTGCCCTGGCCAATAAGGCAGAGAGCGTGGTGTCCGTCACCAGTCAGTGTAGCTTCAGCTCCACCATCGTCCATGTGGGAGACAAGAAGCCCCCGGAGTCGG ACATCGTCATGATGGAGGACCTGCCTGGTTTGGCTCCGGGCCCGGCCCCCAGCCCGGTCCCCAGCCCCACCGTAGTGCCGGACCCAGCCCCAGACGCCTACCGCCCTGTGGGCCTGACCAAGGACGTGCTCTCCCTGCACACCCAGAAGGAGGAGCAGGCCTTCCTCAGCCGCTTCCGCGACCTCGGCAGGCTGCGTGGGCTTGTCGGCTCCTCCACGGCCCCCTCGGCCCCTGGCCAGCGAG GCTGCCACCACGGCCCGGCGCCCCCTGGCCGCCGCCAGCACTGCCGATCCAAAGCCAAGCGCTCACGGCACCACCAGAACCCCCGGGCCGAAGCCTCCTGCTACGTCTCCCACCCCTCGCCTGTGccaccctctgccccctggcccccTCCACCAGCCAACACCCCCTTTCCAGCTGTGGTCCAGCCCTATCCTCTTCCAGTATTCTCCCCCCGAGGAGACCCCCAGCCTCTTCCCGCTGCCCCCACCACTGTGCCCTCTGCACCTTTCTCTGCTCCCCTGGTGACCCCCATGGTAGCCTTAGTGCTCCCTAACTATCTGTTCCCTCCCCCATCCAGCTATCCCTATGGGGCAACTCAGCCCCCTGCTGAGGGgcctcccacccctgcctcccaCTCCCCTTCTCCGTCCTtgccccctctgccccccagccctccccactgCCCGGATTCTCCACTCTTCAACTCAAGATGCAGCTCCCCACTCCAGCTGAATCTTCTGCAGCTTGAGGAGCCTCCCCGTGCTGAGGGGGCTGCTGTTGCAGGAGGCCCTGGGAGCAGTGCTGGGCCCCCTCCTCCCAGTGAGGGGGCCACCGTGCCAGAGGCCAGACTG GTGGAAGTGACCGAGTCCTCCAACCAGGATGCGCTGTCGGGCTCCAGCGACCTGCTGGAGCTGCTGCTGCAAGAGGACTCTCGCTCCGGCACGGGCTCTGCTGCCTCGGGCTCCCTGGGCTCCGGCTCCGGCTCCGGCTCTGGGTCTGGCTCAGGCTCCCACGAGGGGGGTAGCACGTCAGCCAGTATCACAC GCAGCAGTCAGAGCAGCCACACAAGCAAGTACTTTGGCAGCATCGACTCTTCTGAGGCTGAGGCTGGGGCCGCCCAGGCCAGGGTGGAGCCTGGGGACCAGGTCATCAAGTATGTACTCCAGGATCCCATCTGGCTACTCATGGCTAATGCAGACCAGCGGGTCATGATGACCTACCAGGTGCCCTCCAG GGACATGGCCTCGGTGCTGAAGCAGGACCGGGAGCGGCTCCGGGCCATGCAGAAGCAGCAGCCGCGGTTCTCGGAGGACCAGCGGAGGGAGCTGGGTGCTGTGCACTCCTGGGTCCGGAAGGGCCAGCTGCCTCGGGCCCTGGATGTGACG GCCTGTATGGACTGTGGTAGCAGCACCCAAACTCCCAGCCACCCCGATGGCCCCCTCTTCTCCGAGCTGGATGGACTGGGGCTGGAGCCCATGGAGGAGGGCGGAGGCGAGGGTGGCGGCGGTGGTGAGGgcggaggagagggagagggaggaggagaggccgGGACCCAGGCGGGGGCTGGCGTCTTCGACTGTCAGGACCAGGccatggaggaggaggagcaagGTGGGAGCACAGCCGGTTCAGCCTTACCTGCCCCAGGACACAGCACCAGCTAG